Sequence from the Streptomyces sp. NBC_00358 genome:
GCTGAGCCCGCCGATCCGATCGTTCCTCCCCTGCGTGCCGAGTGCGCGACGCGTGCTCTCGTCCGGCCGGCCGTGCCGGGCGGGAGACGTGTCAGAGCCAGCCGTTGCGCCTGAATCCCCGGTAGAGGACGAGACAGCCGACGGATATGAGGCCGATGACGATGGGGTAGCCGAACCTCCAGTGCAGCTCGGGCATGTTGTCGAAGTTCATTCCGTACACACCGCAGACCATGGTCGGGACGGCGATGACCGCCGCCCATGCCGTGATCTTCCGCATGTCCTCGTTCTGCGCCACCGTCACCTGCGCGAGATGTGCCTGCAGGATCGAGTTGAGCAGTTCGTCGAAGGCGGCTATCTGCTCGGTGACCCGCAGCAGATGGTCGGAGACGTCCCGGAAGTACGCCTGTATCTCCGGGTCGACCACGCGGGTCGGCCGGGTCGCCAGCTCCTGGATCGGCCGGGCGAGCGGGACCACGGCCCTTTTCAGTTCGAGGAGTTCACGCTTGAGCTGGTAGATGCGGCCCGCGTCCGCGCGTGCGCCGTTCTCCGCGAACACATCGGCCTCGACCTGGTCGATGTCCGACTGGACGGAGTCGGTGACGTTCACATAGTCGTCGACCACATGGTCCGCGATCGCGTGCAGGACCGCGGCCGGCCCCTTGGACAGCTGCTGCGGATCGGACTCCAGTCCCTCGCGGAGCGGGCCCAGGGATCCGTGCCGTCCGTGCCGCACGGTGATGACGAAGTCCGGCCCGACGAACACCATGATCTCGCCGGTGTCCACCACCTCGCTGGTCGCCGTCAACTCCTTGTGCTCCACGTAGCAGACCGTTTTGAACACCGCGAACAGCGTGTCGCCGTACCGCTCCAGCTTCGGACGCTGATGCGCCTCCACCGAGTCCTCGACGGCCAGTGGATGCAGGTCGAAGAGCTCGGCGATGCCAGCGAACTCCTGGTCGGTCGGTTCGTGCAGCCCGAGCCAGACGAATCCCTCGTCGCGTTTGCGGATCCGCTGCACGGTGTCGACCAGATCGCGGCCTTCGGGGATGCGGACGCCGTCCCGGTATGCCACACAGTTCACCACCGAGGAGCCCAACGGCGACCGGGCGGGGTGACTCAGGTCGACCCGGCGCCTGCGCCGCGTCAGCCGGGCCACTCTGCGGAGGCCGTCGACCGCGCCGAGAGCCGTCACCTTCCGCAAATTCCCTGCCATGGACATCTGGATCTCCTCGCGTGGGTCTCCCCGGGCCGCACTGTGCGCCTGGCGCGCCAGTCTGCCAGGCCTGGTCGGACACCGGAAAAGGCTGTGGGAACGGAAGGTTCCGTTCCGCCGTTCCGGCTGCCCGGACGGCTCGGCTTCACGCGGCGGAACCCGGCCGCGCCCGAGCGCGTCGGGCGGGAAACCGGCAGGTGGCGCGAGTGCCGGCAAAGGGAGCGTCGACGATTCGCGAGAAGGGGGTCAACTGGGATGATCTCCCCATGACGCAAGCCGACGGGTATCTCCTCGACAACCAGCGGACCGAGGCGGGGCAGCGCTTCGACGCCTTCGCCGCTCTCTTCGACCCCACGACGTTCCGGCACATGGAGCGCTTCGGCGTCGGGTCCGGATGGCGCTGCTGGGAGGTCGGGGCGGGCGGCACGTCCGTCGTGTCCTGGCTGGCCAAGAAGGTCGGTCCGACGGGGAAGGTCGTCGCGACCGACATCGACATCTCGTGGGCGGCCTCCGCGGCGCGCTCGCCGGTCGAGGTCCGCGTCCACGACGTCGCCGCGGACGAACCGCCGGGAGAGGGGTTCGACCTCGTGCACGCCCGGCTCGTGCTGGTCCATGTACCGGACCGGGACCGGGCGTTGAGGTCGATGATCAAGGCCCTGCGGCCCGGCGGCCGGCTCCTCGTCGAGGACGCCGACCCCGCCCTGCAGCCCCTGCTCTGCCCCGATGAGTACGGCCCCGAGCAGCAGCTCGCGAACCGGCTGCGCCAGGGCTTCCGAAAACTGCTCGCCGAGCGCGGTGCCGACCTCGCCTACGGCCGCAAACTCCCGCGACTGCTGCGGGAGGCGGGACTGCGGGACGTGGAGGCCGACGCGTACTTCCCCGTCACCTCACCCGCCTGCACCACGCTGGAATCCGCGACGGTCCGTCAGATCCGCGACCGGCTCGTCACCGCCGGCCTGGCCACCCAGGAGGAGATCGACCAGCACCTGGCGAACGTCGCCGCCGGATCCATGGACCTGGCGACAGCGCCGATGATCTCCGCCTGGGGGCGCAAGAACTGAGCGAGGGCGGGAAGCCGCTTCGGACGCCTGGAGGCGTCCTCAACCGGACGCCGTGACACGGCCTAGGCGTCAGCGGACTCGCGTCTCTCCTCCACTTCGCTGTCGGCCTCCCGCCGGCGGTCGTCCACCGACCCGCTCCACCGCCCTCGCGCCCGCCGCGCACCCCGCCTGCGCCGCGTCCTCGGCACCGGCACCGGCGAGCAGGGCGGCGAGGAACGCGCCGGTGAACGCGTCACCGGCGCCCGTCGTGTCCCGTGGCGTCGCGGGCAGCGCCGGAACAGCGGCCCGGACGCTTCCGGAACGGGCGACCAGGGCCCCGTCGCGCCCCAGTTTGGCGACGACCAAGGGGAAGTGGTGGCTCAACTTGGCCACCGCGTCGGCCGGATCGGGCAGCCCTGTCAGCAGGCACGCCTCGTCCCGGCTCGGCAGCAGGACGTCCACGCCCGCGCAGAGTTCGAGGAATCGGTCCACGCCCAGCTCGTCGAGGAACCCCGCCGACGCCGGGTCGAGGCTCACCGGCACACCCCGCGCGCGTGCCGACGCCAGGACCACCGACACCAGCGCCCGGCTCGGCTCGGAGAAGAACAGGTAGCCCGACAGATGCAGCCGCGCGACCCCGTCGAGCAGTGTCGGCGACCAGTCCTCAGGTGCGAGCCGCAGCGACGCCCCGCTGTCCGTGAGGAACGTACGCTCCGCCGACGCGCCGGTGTCCACCAGGCAGATCACCGTTCCGGTCGGCGCCTCCGGATCGGTCACCAGAAGGGGCCGTACGCCGCTCGCCGCGAGTTCGCGCCCGTGCCACGCGGCCGCGTCGCCGCCCACCCGGCCGAGCAGCCGTACCTCGGCACAGCCCTCGTACGCCGCCCAGCACGCGACGTTGGCGCCCGCGCCGCCCGGTACGGTCCGGATGGCGGCGACCGTGTCGGTGCCGGCCGCCAGCGGCCCGCGATACCGGGCGACGACATCCGTGACCACGTCCCCGACGACGAGCAGAGCGCCTTCGGCGGCCCGCGCGGTCCGGCCCGCCTCCGGACGACCCGCCCCGCTCCCACCCCACTCCAGGTCGCCTCGACCGGTGTCACGGGTGTCACGGGCTTCGTCGGCGGCCCCGGTCGCGCCCCCTCGTCCCGTCCGGCCCGCCGCCCCGGCCGACCCGCCCCCGCGGCCGGTCGAGGCGCCGCCACTGCCCGGGGCGCTCCGGTCCGTGCCGCTCACGCCCCCGCCCAGGCCGCCGCGATCCGCCCCGCGAGGCGTACGTTGCCGCGTACCGCCGCCAGATTGGCGCGGAGTGAGGCACCGTCCGTGTGCCGGACCAGATAGCCCAGCAGGAACGGTGTCACCGCCTGTCCTGTCACACCCTCCGCCTGGCACGCCCGCAGCGCGTCGGCGAGCACGCGCGCGTGGAGCCCGGGATCGAGCTGCTCGTCCTCGGGCACCGGGTTCGCGACGATGAGCGACGAGTCGGGGGCGAGCAGCGCGTCCTGAGCGCGCATCACCTCCGCCACCTGCCCGGGCGACTCCAGGGTCCAGTCCACGGGGTGTCCCGAGTCGGACAGATAGAAGCCGGGGAAGCGGTCCGTGCCGTACCCGGCCACCGCCACGCCCAACGTCTCCAGGCGCTGCAGGGTCGCCGGAACGTCCAGGATCGACTTGACGCCCGCGCACACCACCGTGACGCGGGTACGTGCCAGCAGGCCCAGATCGGCGGACTCGTCCTGGGTCACCGTCCACTCGCGGTGCACACCGCCGAGCCCTCCCGTCGCGAACACCCGTACCCCCGCGCGGGTCGCCAGCAGGGCCGTCGCGGACACGGTCGTCGCTCCGCTCGCCCCCGCGGCCACCGCGAGCGGCAGGTCGCGGTGGCCCAGCTTGCGGATCCCGTCCTCGTTCGCGACCCGCTCCAACTGCTCCTTGTCCAGGCCGACGTGAGGCCGGCCGTCGAGCACGGCGATCGTGGCGGGTACCGCACCCTCCTCCCGGACGACATCCTCCAGTTCGAGCGCGACCTGCAGATTGCGCGGCCGGGGCAGCCCATGGGCGATGATCGTCGACTCCAGGGCCACCACCGGCCGACGCGCTTCG
This genomic interval carries:
- the corA gene encoding magnesium/cobalt transporter CorA encodes the protein MSMAGNLRKVTALGAVDGLRRVARLTRRRRRVDLSHPARSPLGSSVVNCVAYRDGVRIPEGRDLVDTVQRIRKRDEGFVWLGLHEPTDQEFAGIAELFDLHPLAVEDSVEAHQRPKLERYGDTLFAVFKTVCYVEHKELTATSEVVDTGEIMVFVGPDFVITVRHGRHGSLGPLREGLESDPQQLSKGPAAVLHAIADHVVDDYVNVTDSVQSDIDQVEADVFAENGARADAGRIYQLKRELLELKRAVVPLARPIQELATRPTRVVDPEIQAYFRDVSDHLLRVTEQIAAFDELLNSILQAHLAQVTVAQNEDMRKITAWAAVIAVPTMVCGVYGMNFDNMPELHWRFGYPIVIGLISVGCLVLYRGFRRNGWL
- a CDS encoding methyltransferase domain-containing protein gives rise to the protein MTQADGYLLDNQRTEAGQRFDAFAALFDPTTFRHMERFGVGSGWRCWEVGAGGTSVVSWLAKKVGPTGKVVATDIDISWAASAARSPVEVRVHDVAADEPPGEGFDLVHARLVLVHVPDRDRALRSMIKALRPGGRLLVEDADPALQPLLCPDEYGPEQQLANRLRQGFRKLLAERGADLAYGRKLPRLLREAGLRDVEADAYFPVTSPACTTLESATVRQIRDRLVTAGLATQEEIDQHLANVAAGSMDLATAPMISAWGRKN
- a CDS encoding carbohydrate kinase family protein, which gives rise to MLVVGDVVTDVVARYRGPLAAGTDTVAAIRTVPGGAGANVACWAAYEGCAEVRLLGRVGGDAAAWHGRELAASGVRPLLVTDPEAPTGTVICLVDTGASAERTFLTDSGASLRLAPEDWSPTLLDGVARLHLSGYLFFSEPSRALVSVVLASARARGVPVSLDPASAGFLDELGVDRFLELCAGVDVLLPSRDEACLLTGLPDPADAVAKLSHHFPLVVAKLGRDGALVARSGSVRAAVPALPATPRDTTGAGDAFTGAFLAALLAGAGAEDAAQAGCAAGARAVERVGGRPPAGGRQRSGGETRVR
- a CDS encoding pseudouridine-5'-phosphate glycosidase is translated as MIVVSEEVREALEARRPVVALESTIIAHGLPRPRNLQVALELEDVVREEGAVPATIAVLDGRPHVGLDKEQLERVANEDGIRKLGHRDLPLAVAAGASGATTVSATALLATRAGVRVFATGGLGGVHREWTVTQDESADLGLLARTRVTVVCAGVKSILDVPATLQRLETLGVAVAGYGTDRFPGFYLSDSGHPVDWTLESPGQVAEVMRAQDALLAPDSSLIVANPVPEDEQLDPGLHARVLADALRACQAEGVTGQAVTPFLLGYLVRHTDGASLRANLAAVRGNVRLAGRIAAAWAGA